The following coding sequences lie in one Hydrogenophaga sp. PBL-H3 genomic window:
- a CDS encoding ribonuclease catalytic domain-containing protein, whose product MHILFDEAGKLLTGRLLSEAESSLQVELESGKRVKVKAVNALLRFEKPAPGPLMSAATALSGEMDLALAYEFAPEDEFGFADLAREYFNSSASTAEQVAALLCLQGAPHYFRRAGKGRYKKAPADILAQALAGIEKKKQVQAQIEAWAAELASGTCPEPVRQQLYKILFKPDKNAPEYKAVVEAARSSHTAPLTLLQNAGAIRSAYQFHWQRFLFDQFPKGTGFPALQAPVITDELPLATVQAFSIDDSHTTEIDDALSLQGLGSGSVVLGIHIAAPGLAIAPESAIDQVARHRLSTVYMPGHKITMLPDEVVQAYTLLAGRDCPAVSLYVTFDETTLSITDTRTALERVPIAQNLRHDQLDTVITEAWLSGEAPASNAIPEIAALQPTLAFIFTLARHLKAQREVVRGKPENFTRPDYTFRLEGKTGDEPVGDEVVVIGTRQRGAPLDLMVAEAMILANSTWGNWLADCGVPGIYRSQASMAPGVKVRMGTKAQPHAGIGVKSYAWSTSPLRRYVDMVNQWQIIACARHGKTAALAAPFKPKDANLFSIISAFDAAYTAYNGFQNGMERYWTLKHLQQNGTTELTATLVKDNLVRADTLPLVLPVMGADGLPRGAHVRVRLGEIDDITLDVHGTVIERLDLPVDEVADDSAGEDGEDEELSAPLALAIDMNEADGAEPAAQPPGATDPAGHSA is encoded by the coding sequence ATGCACATCCTGTTTGATGAAGCCGGCAAGTTGTTGACCGGCCGCCTCCTGTCCGAGGCCGAAAGTTCCCTGCAAGTCGAGCTCGAATCCGGCAAGCGCGTCAAGGTCAAGGCGGTCAATGCGCTGCTGCGGTTTGAAAAGCCCGCCCCGGGTCCGTTGATGAGCGCCGCCACCGCGTTGTCGGGCGAGATGGACCTGGCACTGGCCTACGAATTCGCACCCGAAGACGAATTCGGCTTTGCCGATCTGGCGCGCGAGTACTTCAACAGCAGCGCCAGCACGGCCGAGCAGGTGGCTGCACTCCTGTGCCTGCAGGGCGCGCCGCACTACTTCCGCCGCGCCGGCAAAGGCCGCTACAAAAAAGCCCCGGCCGACATCCTGGCCCAGGCGTTGGCCGGCATCGAGAAAAAGAAACAGGTTCAGGCGCAGATCGAGGCCTGGGCCGCCGAACTCGCCAGCGGCACCTGCCCCGAGCCGGTGCGCCAGCAGCTCTACAAGATCCTCTTCAAGCCCGACAAGAACGCGCCCGAGTACAAGGCCGTGGTCGAGGCCGCGCGCAGTAGCCACACCGCGCCGCTGACCTTGCTGCAAAACGCCGGCGCCATCCGCAGCGCCTACCAGTTCCACTGGCAGCGTTTCCTGTTCGACCAGTTCCCCAAGGGCACCGGCTTCCCCGCGCTGCAGGCGCCAGTGATCACCGACGAGCTGCCCTTGGCCACGGTGCAAGCCTTCTCCATCGACGACTCGCACACCACCGAGATCGACGATGCGCTCTCGTTGCAGGGCCTGGGCAGCGGCTCGGTGGTGCTGGGCATCCACATTGCCGCACCGGGCCTGGCCATCGCGCCCGAGAGTGCCATCGACCAGGTGGCGCGCCACCGCCTGTCCACCGTCTACATGCCGGGCCACAAGATCACCATGCTGCCCGACGAGGTGGTGCAGGCCTACACGCTCTTGGCCGGGCGCGACTGCCCCGCGGTCTCGCTCTACGTGACGTTTGACGAAACCACGCTGTCCATCACCGACACCCGTACCGCGCTGGAGCGGGTTCCGATCGCGCAGAACCTGCGCCACGACCAGCTCGACACCGTGATCACCGAAGCCTGGCTCTCGGGCGAAGCCCCGGCCAGCAACGCCATACCCGAGATCGCCGCGCTGCAGCCCACGCTGGCCTTCATCTTCACGCTGGCCAGGCACCTGAAAGCGCAACGCGAAGTGGTGCGCGGCAAGCCCGAGAACTTCACCCGACCCGACTACACCTTCCGCCTCGAAGGCAAGACCGGCGACGAGCCGGTGGGCGACGAGGTGGTGGTGATCGGCACGCGCCAGCGCGGCGCGCCGCTCGATCTGATGGTGGCCGAAGCCATGATCCTGGCCAACAGCACCTGGGGCAACTGGCTGGCCGACTGCGGCGTGCCCGGCATCTACCGCAGCCAGGCCAGCATGGCCCCCGGCGTGAAGGTGCGCATGGGCACCAAGGCCCAGCCGCACGCCGGCATCGGCGTCAAGAGCTACGCCTGGAGCACCTCGCCCCTGCGCCGTTATGTGGACATGGTCAACCAGTGGCAGATCATTGCGTGCGCGCGCCACGGCAAGACCGCCGCGCTCGCCGCGCCTTTCAAGCCCAAAGACGCCAACCTGTTCTCCATCATCAGCGCGTTCGACGCCGCCTACACCGCCTACAACGGTTTTCAGAACGGCATGGAGCGCTACTGGACACTCAAGCACCTGCAGCAAAACGGCACCACCGAACTCACCGCCACGCTGGTGAAAGACAACCTGGTGCGCGCCGACACGCTGCCGCTGGTGTTGCCGGTGATGGGGGCCGACGGCCTGCCGCGCGGCGCGCATGTGCGCGTGAGGCTGGGCGAGATCGACGACATCACGCTCGATGTGCACGGCACCGTGATTGAACGGCTGGACTTGCCTGTGGATGAGGTGGCGGACGACAGCGCTGGCGAGGACGGCGAGGACGAGGAACTGTCGGCGCCGCTGGCCCTGGCCATCGACATGAACGAGGCCGATGGAGCTGAGCCCGCCGCCCAGCCACCCGGGGCCACCGACCCGGCAGGTCATTCGGCCTGA
- a CDS encoding energy transducer TonB has translation MKSSLAFLKTLSTLQLALGVSIAVHAVVLTVRFVNPQGFNRVFQDTPLEVILVNARSNERPEKATAIAQAALAGGGDAVRGRSTSPLPPTAVARVGDTPEEDERRIEALRDQQNQLLAQVRRALATMPPPDTQSVNPSREVVEREEKRKALVKILAEIERRINEESARPKKRYISPATREAVYAIYYDELRRKIEDRGTTNFPEAAGRKLYGELTMVITVNHSGAVLDTEIVQTSGTNLLDRRAQAIVRSLSFGKFNDSMRRQADQIVVVSRFRFTRDETLQTQLSGQ, from the coding sequence GTGAAATCATCCCTCGCGTTCCTGAAAACCCTGAGCACGCTGCAGCTGGCGCTGGGGGTGTCGATCGCGGTGCATGCGGTGGTGCTCACGGTCAGGTTCGTGAACCCCCAGGGATTCAACCGGGTGTTTCAGGACACGCCGCTGGAGGTGATCCTGGTCAACGCGCGCAGCAACGAACGACCCGAAAAGGCCACGGCGATTGCCCAGGCTGCGCTTGCCGGCGGCGGCGATGCGGTGCGCGGACGCTCCACCTCACCCCTGCCACCCACGGCAGTGGCGCGCGTGGGGGACACGCCCGAAGAAGACGAACGCAGGATCGAGGCGCTGCGCGATCAGCAAAACCAGCTGCTCGCCCAGGTGCGCCGGGCGCTGGCGACGATGCCGCCACCCGACACGCAGTCGGTCAACCCCAGCCGCGAAGTGGTGGAGCGCGAAGAGAAGCGCAAGGCGCTGGTGAAGATCCTGGCCGAGATCGAGCGGCGAATCAACGAAGAAAGCGCGCGGCCCAAGAAGCGCTACATCAGCCCGGCCACGCGCGAGGCGGTGTACGCCATTTACTACGACGAGTTGCGCCGCAAGATCGAAGACCGCGGCACCACCAACTTTCCAGAAGCCGCCGGGCGCAAGCTCTATGGCGAGCTCACCATGGTCATCACCGTCAACCACAGCGGCGCGGTGCTCGACACCGAGATCGTGCAGACCTCGGGCACCAACCTGCTCGACCGCCGTGCCCAGGCCATCGTGCGCAGTCTCTCGTTCGGCAAGTTCAACGACAGCATGCGACGCCAGGCCGACCAGATCGTGGTGGTCTCGCGCTTCCGTTTCACGCGCGACGAGACGCTGCAGACCCAGCTCTCAGGCCAGTAG
- a CDS encoding lysophospholipid acyltransferase family protein — MNLRATAMSVFLLGLVRLLTGAQARWYGCPPKAEQRIYFANHQSHADLVLIWAALPHELRSITRPIAAKDYWTASNFKRWITTEVFNAVYVERERKGDEDPLQPLINALESGDSLILFPEGTRGHGEDPQPFKSGLFNLAQRFPGVVLVPAWIHNVQRVMPKGEVVPVPVLCSVTFGEPVAPGTGESRADFLKRAREAVIALREV, encoded by the coding sequence ATGAACTTGCGCGCCACCGCCATGAGCGTGTTCCTGCTGGGCCTGGTGCGCCTGCTCACCGGCGCACAGGCGCGCTGGTACGGCTGCCCGCCCAAGGCCGAGCAGCGCATCTACTTCGCCAACCACCAGAGCCACGCCGACCTGGTGCTGATCTGGGCCGCGCTGCCGCACGAGTTGCGCAGCATCACGCGCCCCATCGCCGCCAAGGACTACTGGACGGCCTCGAACTTCAAGCGCTGGATCACCACCGAGGTGTTCAACGCCGTGTATGTGGAGCGCGAGCGCAAGGGCGACGAAGACCCGCTGCAGCCGCTGATCAACGCGCTGGAAAGCGGCGACTCGCTGATCCTGTTTCCCGAAGGCACGCGCGGCCATGGAGAAGACCCGCAGCCGTTCAAATCGGGCCTGTTCAACCTGGCCCAGCGCTTCCCTGGCGTGGTGCTGGTGCCGGCCTGGATCCACAACGTGCAGCGCGTGATGCCCAAGGGTGAGGTGGTGCCGGTGCCGGTGTTGTGCTCGGTCACGTTTGGTGAACCCGTTGCACCGGGCACCGGCGAGTCCCGCGCCGATTTTCTGAAGCGCGCGCGCGAGGCGGTGATCGCCCTGCGGGAGGTCTGA
- the mtgA gene encoding monofunctional biosynthetic peptidoglycan transglycosylase — MRALGRWLLWMVLAGVALQVFFALRIAAMVVIDPTSTAFMRSEAWRVGQQSLTTDKSWRWAHQWVAGDQISPNLKRAVIASEDAGFLEHGGVDWDAMEGAWQKNEKRQQQAEKRAAAQPNKPVREPKVVGGSTITQQLAKNLLLSGERQFLRKGQELVLALALDALLSKERILEIYLNSVEWGEGVFGAEAAAQRYFNKPASRLNASEAARLAVMLPSPKFFETRQGSAYLARRTGTIVARMGEVRLP; from the coding sequence ATGAGGGCACTCGGGCGCTGGCTGTTGTGGATGGTCCTGGCCGGGGTGGCGCTGCAGGTGTTCTTTGCCTTGCGCATCGCGGCCATGGTGGTGATCGACCCGACCAGCACCGCGTTCATGCGCTCGGAAGCCTGGCGTGTGGGCCAGCAGAGCCTGACCACCGACAAGAGCTGGCGCTGGGCACACCAGTGGGTGGCGGGCGACCAGATCAGCCCGAACCTCAAGCGCGCCGTGATCGCCTCTGAAGACGCTGGATTCCTGGAGCACGGCGGCGTGGACTGGGATGCGATGGAGGGGGCCTGGCAGAAAAACGAGAAGCGCCAGCAGCAAGCCGAAAAGCGCGCAGCGGCCCAACCCAACAAGCCGGTGCGCGAACCCAAGGTCGTGGGCGGCTCCACCATCACCCAGCAACTGGCCAAAAACCTGCTGCTCTCCGGTGAACGCCAGTTCTTGCGCAAGGGCCAGGAGCTGGTGCTGGCGCTCGCGCTGGATGCGCTGCTGAGCAAGGAGCGCATCCTGGAGATCTACCTCAACAGCGTGGAATGGGGCGAAGGCGTGTTTGGCGCCGAGGCGGCCGCGCAGCGTTATTTCAACAAACCGGCCAGCAGGCTCAACGCCTCTGAAGCGGCGCGCCTGGCGGTGATGCTGCCCTCGCCCAAATTTTTCGAAACGCGCCAGGGCTCGGCCTACCTGGCACGGCGCACCGGCACCATCGTTGCCCGCATGGGTGAAGTCCGGCTGCCATGA
- a CDS encoding sensor histidine kinase has translation MNLPQPKNLSLSAWLALAFTLLSVFLTLLLSLLSDRTASAQVRESIGANLAELANQTTSRLDRSMFERYREVQLIANRLDGELDLNRVRTEITRLQQSYPTYAWIGVTDPAGKVLVATRNMLEGADVSARPWFGNALQDKPMGDVHEALLLAKLLGSQGGEPLRFVDIAFPLRNDKGQTTGVLGVHLSWQWARDIEQAIFVPVGRSRTVEPLIVSRAGMVLLGPPDVQGTILRLSSLDAAGRGERGNVQETWPDGKDYLVGYSSDRGFNAYPGLGWRVLVRQELGEAYAPVNQLHMRMLLVGLGAAVLFSLLGWGVARLITRPLLGLTDVARGIEAGYAVKVPSARGYTEVAMLGKAFSSLVKKLQDNETEVRELNVSLERRVHDRTAAMQEALERVTASEERIQTVIETAQDPFIGMDFDGCITDWNTQAEKLFGWKREEVLGESLAKTIIPERHQAAFIQALVHYLQTGDAPFQGKLLERTVRDRRGREIPAEMKIGLIDTGGVQLFSAFVHDISERKEVQRLKSEFISTVSHELRTPLTSIYASLSMLESGMAGELPADVQELMKISSQSCERLIRLINDVLDVEKMDSQQFTYEKTRQPLGPLVETAIRDTQSYADSFGVRFQFEVIADGEVVVDGDRIVQVVTNLLSNAAKFSPPGGLVQVMLSANAERVHLGVIDRGPGVPAKFRDRVFERFAQADGSDRRQKGGTGLGLNICRTIIKEHGGEIGFESEEGVRTEFHFTLPRA, from the coding sequence ATGAACCTGCCCCAGCCGAAAAACCTCAGCCTGAGCGCATGGCTGGCGCTGGCATTCACGCTGCTCTCGGTTTTTCTCACCCTGTTGTTGTCGCTGTTGAGCGATCGCACGGCCAGCGCGCAGGTGCGCGAGAGCATCGGCGCCAACCTCGCCGAGCTGGCCAACCAGACCACCAGCCGCCTGGACCGCTCCATGTTCGAGCGATACCGCGAGGTGCAACTGATTGCCAACCGGCTCGACGGCGAGCTCGACCTGAACCGGGTGCGCACCGAGATCACCCGCCTGCAACAGAGCTACCCCACCTACGCCTGGATCGGCGTGACCGATCCGGCGGGCAAGGTGCTGGTGGCCACACGCAACATGCTCGAAGGCGCCGATGTCTCGGCCAGGCCGTGGTTTGGCAATGCGCTGCAAGACAAGCCCATGGGCGACGTGCACGAGGCCCTGCTGCTGGCCAAGCTGCTGGGCAGCCAGGGTGGCGAGCCGCTGCGTTTCGTGGACATCGCCTTTCCGCTGCGCAACGACAAGGGACAGACCACCGGCGTGCTGGGGGTTCATCTGTCGTGGCAATGGGCGCGCGACATCGAGCAGGCGATCTTCGTGCCGGTCGGACGCAGCCGCACCGTCGAACCCTTGATCGTTTCCCGCGCCGGCATGGTGCTGCTGGGGCCGCCCGATGTGCAGGGCACGATACTGCGCTTGAGCAGCCTGGACGCCGCCGGGCGCGGCGAACGCGGCAACGTGCAGGAGACCTGGCCCGATGGCAAGGACTACCTGGTGGGCTACAGCAGCGACCGCGGCTTCAACGCCTACCCCGGACTGGGCTGGCGGGTGCTGGTGCGCCAGGAATTGGGTGAGGCCTATGCGCCGGTGAACCAGTTGCACATGCGCATGCTGCTCGTCGGCCTGGGCGCGGCTGTGCTGTTCTCACTGCTGGGCTGGGGCGTCGCCCGTCTGATCACCCGGCCCTTGCTGGGCCTGACCGATGTGGCGCGCGGCATCGAGGCCGGCTATGCGGTGAAAGTACCTTCCGCGCGCGGGTACACCGAGGTGGCCATGCTGGGCAAGGCCTTCAGCTCGCTGGTGAAGAAGCTGCAGGACAACGAGACCGAGGTGCGTGAACTCAACGTGTCGCTGGAGCGGCGTGTGCACGATCGCACAGCGGCCATGCAGGAGGCCCTGGAGCGCGTGACGGCCAGCGAAGAGCGCATCCAGACGGTCATCGAGACCGCGCAGGACCCGTTCATCGGCATGGATTTCGACGGCTGCATCACCGACTGGAACACCCAGGCCGAGAAACTGTTCGGCTGGAAGCGCGAGGAAGTGCTGGGCGAGTCGTTGGCCAAAACCATCATCCCCGAGCGCCATCAAGCAGCTTTCATCCAGGCGCTTGTGCACTACCTGCAAACCGGCGATGCGCCCTTCCAGGGCAAGCTGCTGGAGCGCACGGTGCGGGATCGCCGGGGCCGCGAGATCCCTGCGGAAATGAAGATCGGCCTGATCGACACCGGTGGCGTGCAACTGTTCAGCGCCTTCGTGCACGACATCTCCGAGCGCAAGGAGGTGCAGCGCCTCAAGAGCGAATTCATCTCCACCGTCTCGCACGAACTGCGCACGCCGCTGACCTCCATCTACGCCTCGCTGAGCATGTTGGAGTCGGGCATGGCCGGCGAGCTGCCGGCCGACGTGCAGGAACTCATGAAGATCTCCAGCCAGAGCTGTGAGCGCCTGATCCGGTTGATCAACGACGTGCTGGACGTCGAGAAGATGGATTCGCAGCAGTTCACCTACGAGAAGACACGCCAGCCATTGGGCCCGCTGGTGGAAACTGCGATCCGGGACACGCAGTCCTATGCCGACAGTTTCGGCGTGCGCTTCCAGTTCGAGGTGATCGCCGACGGCGAGGTGGTGGTCGACGGCGACCGCATCGTGCAGGTGGTGACCAACCTGCTGTCCAACGCCGCGAAGTTCTCACCGCCCGGCGGCCTGGTGCAAGTGATGCTGAGCGCCAACGCCGAGCGGGTGCACCTGGGTGTGATCGACCGCGGACCGGGCGTGCCCGCGAAGTTCCGGGACCGGGTGTTCGAGCGCTTCGCCCAGGCCGACGGCTCGGACCGCCGGCAGAAGGGGGGCACCGGGCTGGGCCTGAACATCTGCCGCACCATCATCAAGGAGCATGGCGGCGAGATCGGCTTCGAGAGCGAAGAAGGCGTGCGCACCGAGTTCCACTTCACGTTGCCGCGCGCCTGA
- the rodA gene encoding rod shape-determining protein RodA, producing the protein MSAVFDKPSLLQRIAPIFQGFDLLLLLAIVIMAGAGLLTMYSVGFDHGTRFSSHGRNMMIAAGVLFLVSQIPPHRLMTLALPAYTLGVVLLLGVEFFGIARKGSQRWLDIGVVIQPSELMKIAMPLMLAWWFHRREGLLKPLDFAAAGLLLMLPVALVLKQPDLGTSLLVLSSGLFVIFFAGLSWKLILPPVLVGALGVVLLIAFEGQLCAPDVDWHVLREYQRQRVCTLLDPSKDPLGKGFHIIQGMIAIGSGGVWGKGFMQGTQTHLEFIPERTTDFIYAAFSEEFGLVGTLGLMAGFIFLIVRGLVIAMEAPTLFSRLLAGALTLNIFVYAFVNMGMVSGILPVVGVPLPFVSYGGTAMVTMGVGLGMLMSIAKSRRFMQS; encoded by the coding sequence ATGTCCGCCGTGTTCGACAAACCTTCCCTGCTGCAGCGCATCGCCCCGATCTTCCAGGGCTTTGATCTGCTGCTGCTGCTGGCCATCGTGATCATGGCGGGCGCCGGGCTGCTGACCATGTACTCGGTCGGCTTCGACCACGGCACGCGCTTCTCGTCCCATGGGCGCAACATGATGATCGCCGCCGGCGTGCTGTTCCTCGTCTCCCAGATCCCGCCACATCGGCTCATGACCCTGGCCTTGCCGGCTTACACGCTGGGCGTGGTGCTGCTGCTGGGCGTGGAGTTCTTCGGCATCGCGCGCAAGGGCTCTCAGCGCTGGCTCGACATCGGTGTCGTCATCCAGCCCAGCGAGCTGATGAAGATCGCCATGCCGCTCATGCTGGCCTGGTGGTTCCACCGCCGCGAAGGCTTGCTCAAGCCGCTGGACTTCGCCGCCGCCGGCCTGCTGCTCATGTTGCCGGTGGCGCTGGTGCTCAAGCAGCCCGACCTCGGCACCTCGCTGCTGGTGCTCTCGTCCGGCCTGTTTGTCATCTTCTTTGCCGGCCTGAGCTGGAAGCTCATCCTGCCGCCGGTGCTCGTGGGCGCGCTGGGCGTCGTCCTGCTGATCGCCTTTGAGGGCCAGCTGTGCGCGCCCGACGTGGACTGGCATGTGCTGCGGGAGTACCAGCGCCAGCGCGTGTGCACGCTGCTGGATCCGTCCAAGGACCCGCTGGGCAAGGGTTTCCACATCATCCAGGGCATGATCGCCATCGGCTCCGGCGGGGTGTGGGGCAAGGGTTTCATGCAGGGCACGCAGACCCACCTGGAGTTCATTCCCGAGCGCACCACCGATTTCATCTACGCCGCGTTCTCCGAAGAGTTCGGCCTGGTCGGCACCCTGGGGCTCATGGCCGGCTTCATTTTCCTGATCGTGCGCGGCCTGGTGATTGCCATGGAGGCGCCCACGCTGTTCTCCCGACTGCTGGCGGGCGCCCTCACGCTCAACATCTTTGTCTACGCCTTCGTCAACATGGGCATGGTCAGCGGCATCCTGCCGGTGGTGGGCGTGCCTTTGCCGTTCGTGAGCTACGGCGGCACGGCCATGGTGACCATGGGCGTGGGGCTGGGCATGCTGATGTCGATCGCCAAGTCCCGGCGCTTCATGCAGTCATGA
- the ruvC gene encoding crossover junction endodeoxyribonuclease RuvC, with the protein MRILGIDPGLQCTGFGVIDTDGPHLHYVASGTIQTSPKDGALLPERLKILFDGITEVVARYQPEVSACEIVFVNVNPQATLLLGQARGACLTALVANHLPVAEYTALQLKKAVVGYGKAAKPQVQEMVKRLLQLPGLPGKDAADALGLAITHAQVSRTLQAINKVSPLQARSSAAYKAGRIY; encoded by the coding sequence ATGAGAATCCTCGGCATCGACCCCGGCCTGCAATGCACCGGCTTCGGCGTGATCGACACCGACGGTCCGCACCTGCATTACGTGGCCAGCGGCACCATACAGACCAGCCCGAAAGACGGTGCGCTCCTGCCCGAACGGCTCAAGATCCTGTTCGACGGCATCACCGAGGTGGTGGCGCGCTACCAGCCCGAGGTCTCGGCCTGCGAGATCGTGTTTGTCAACGTCAACCCGCAGGCCACGCTGCTGTTGGGTCAGGCGCGCGGCGCCTGCCTCACCGCGCTGGTGGCCAACCACCTGCCGGTGGCCGAGTACACCGCGCTGCAGCTCAAGAAGGCGGTGGTGGGCTACGGCAAGGCGGCCAAGCCGCAGGTGCAGGAAATGGTGAAACGACTGCTGCAACTGCCCGGCCTGCCGGGCAAGGACGCTGCCGATGCGCTGGGTCTGGCCATCACGCATGCCCAGGTCAGCCGCACCCTGCAGGCGATCAACAAGGTGTCGCCCTTGCAGGCACGGTCGAGCGCGGCCTACAAGGCCGGAAGGATCTACTGA
- a CDS encoding phosphatidate cytidylyltransferase, which produces MGSFLRSLTAEQQVSLLFVLLFGLLFIASGVSVLLSVRERRAGEDETGERELRLRDNQALLRSSWGMALVFWIGWAMGEGVAIVLFGFVSFFILREFISLSPTRRGDHRSLVLAFFIVLPLQYALVWTERFNLFTVFIPVYVFLAIPVVSALGNDPQRFLERNAKLQWGIMVCVYGMSHVPALLLLNFPGFAGKTAFLVFFLVLVVQTCMLVQHLAARTLGKPVAPAISDSFHWRSWAMGLAAGGLLGALLAGLTPFKPLPALAMALVACVAGSLGHLVMKAIKRDRGVTHWGLAGRSVTGASGLLDRVDALCFAAPVFFHSVRWTFNL; this is translated from the coding sequence ATGGGTTCCTTCCTGCGCAGCCTCACCGCCGAGCAACAGGTCAGTCTGCTGTTCGTGCTGCTGTTCGGCCTGTTGTTCATCGCCAGCGGCGTGAGTGTGTTGCTCTCCGTGCGCGAACGCCGCGCCGGCGAAGACGAGACCGGTGAACGCGAACTGCGCTTGCGCGACAACCAGGCGCTGCTGCGCAGCTCGTGGGGCATGGCGCTGGTGTTCTGGATCGGCTGGGCCATGGGTGAAGGCGTGGCCATCGTGCTGTTCGGCTTCGTCTCGTTCTTCATTCTGCGCGAGTTCATCAGCCTCTCGCCCACGCGGCGCGGCGACCACCGCAGTCTGGTGCTGGCCTTTTTCATCGTGCTGCCGCTGCAATACGCACTGGTCTGGACCGAGCGCTTCAACCTCTTCACCGTGTTCATCCCGGTCTATGTGTTCCTGGCCATCCCGGTGGTGAGCGCGCTGGGCAACGACCCGCAGCGCTTCCTGGAGCGCAACGCCAAGCTGCAGTGGGGCATCATGGTCTGCGTCTATGGCATGAGCCATGTGCCGGCGTTGCTCTTGCTGAACTTCCCCGGCTTCGCGGGCAAGACGGCCTTTCTCGTGTTTTTCCTGGTGCTGGTGGTGCAGACCTGCATGCTGGTGCAGCATCTGGCCGCGCGCACGCTGGGCAAGCCGGTGGCACCGGCCATCAGCGACAGCTTTCACTGGCGCAGCTGGGCCATGGGGCTGGCCGCGGGTGGCCTGCTCGGCGCCTTGCTCGCCGGGCTCACACCGTTCAAACCTCTGCCCGCACTGGCGATGGCGCTGGTGGCCTGCGTGGCCGGGTCGCTCGGCCACCTGGTCATGAAGGCAATCAAACGCGACCGCGGCGTGACGCACTGGGGCCTGGCGGGCCGCTCGGTCACGGGCGCCAGCGGCCTGCTCGACCGGGTGGATGCCCTGTGCTTTGCCGCACCGGTGTTCTTTCACTCGGTTCGCTGGACCTTCAACCTATGA
- a CDS encoding YqiA/YcfP family alpha/beta fold hydrolase has protein sequence MTPDYPSAMRPTTTHLLYLHGFRSSPQSMKARKVAARVQAEHPDVTWWCPQLPPSPAEAMALVMQGTASWPRETMAVVGSSLGGFYARWFSLQTGCPAVLLNPAPFPARDLSTYIGEQTAWHDPEERFFFQPGFVDELRAQQADIDRLAARQPATPEGLFAIVAQGDEVLDWREMQAFCAGGTVRLLEGSDHAISDFDDHVDALFGFLNL, from the coding sequence ATGACCCCGGATTATCCTTCGGCGATGCGCCCCACCACCACCCACCTGCTTTACCTCCACGGCTTTCGCTCGTCACCCCAATCGATGAAGGCGCGCAAGGTGGCCGCGCGGGTGCAGGCCGAACATCCTGACGTGACCTGGTGGTGCCCCCAACTGCCGCCCTCACCGGCCGAGGCGATGGCGCTGGTGATGCAGGGCACGGCAAGCTGGCCACGCGAGACCATGGCGGTGGTGGGATCGTCGCTGGGTGGCTTCTACGCCCGCTGGTTCTCGCTGCAGACCGGCTGCCCCGCCGTGCTGCTCAACCCCGCCCCGTTCCCGGCACGCGATCTTTCGACTTACATCGGCGAGCAAACCGCCTGGCACGACCCCGAGGAGCGCTTCTTTTTCCAGCCCGGTTTCGTGGACGAGCTGCGGGCGCAGCAGGCCGACATTGATCGCCTGGCGGCCCGCCAGCCCGCCACGCCCGAGGGCTTGTTCGCCATCGTGGCCCAGGGCGACGAGGTGCTGGACTGGCGGGAAATGCAGGCTTTCTGCGCGGGAGGCACGGTGCGTCTGCTGGAGGGCAGCGACCACGCCATCAGCGACTTCGACGACCATGTGGATGCGCTGTTTGGTTTCCTGAACCTGTAG